From Actinosynnema mirum DSM 43827, a single genomic window includes:
- a CDS encoding acyl-CoA dehydrogenase family protein — protein MPAERLLPTTESEDLIALVREIARDELAPKAGLHEEEGRFPRDAFRLLGGVGLLGLPYPEDFGGSAQPYEVYLQALEEVATAWMSVAVGLSVHVMSSYALVNFGTPEQRAKWLPDALGGELLGGYALSESHAGSDAAALSTRAVREGDEYVVRGTKAWITHGGVADFYTLMARTGEPGGRGVSCFFAPGELDGLSAAAPERKMGLTGSVTAQLTFDGARFGADRLIGAEGDGMRIALSALDSGRLGIAACAVGLAQAALDEAVAYARGRSQFGRPIIEFQGLEFLLADMAAAVDSARATYLDAARRRDRGLPFTRQAAVAKLVCTDAAMKVTTDAVQVLGGAGYTRDFPVERYMREAKVLQIFEGTNQIQRVVIGRALRKA, from the coding sequence ATGCCAGCCGAGCGGCTGCTGCCCACCACCGAGTCCGAGGACCTGATCGCGCTGGTCAGGGAGATCGCGCGGGACGAACTGGCCCCCAAGGCGGGGCTGCACGAGGAGGAGGGCCGCTTCCCCAGGGACGCGTTCCGCCTGCTGGGAGGAGTGGGACTGCTGGGACTCCCGTACCCCGAGGACTTCGGGGGGAGCGCCCAGCCGTACGAGGTGTACCTCCAGGCGCTGGAGGAGGTGGCCACGGCCTGGATGTCGGTCGCCGTCGGCCTGTCCGTGCACGTGATGTCGTCGTACGCGCTGGTGAACTTCGGCACGCCGGAGCAGCGGGCGAAGTGGCTGCCGGACGCGCTCGGCGGTGAGCTGCTGGGCGGGTACGCGCTGTCCGAGTCGCACGCCGGGTCGGACGCGGCGGCGCTGTCCACGCGGGCGGTGCGCGAGGGCGACGAGTACGTGGTGCGCGGCACGAAGGCGTGGATCACGCACGGCGGGGTGGCCGACTTCTACACCCTGATGGCCAGGACCGGCGAGCCCGGCGGACGCGGGGTGAGCTGCTTCTTCGCGCCCGGCGAGCTGGACGGGCTGAGCGCGGCGGCCCCCGAGCGCAAGATGGGCCTGACCGGGTCGGTGACCGCGCAGCTCACGTTCGACGGGGCGCGGTTCGGCGCGGACCGGCTGATCGGGGCCGAGGGCGACGGGATGCGGATCGCGCTGAGCGCGCTCGACTCCGGGCGGCTGGGGATCGCGGCCTGCGCGGTCGGGCTGGCGCAGGCGGCGCTGGACGAGGCGGTGGCCTACGCGCGCGGCCGGAGCCAGTTCGGGCGGCCGATCATCGAGTTCCAGGGGCTGGAGTTCCTGCTCGCGGACATGGCCGCGGCGGTGGACTCGGCGCGGGCGACCTACCTGGACGCGGCGCGGCGGCGGGACCGGGGACTGCCGTTCACCCGGCAGGCGGCGGTGGCGAAGCTGGTGTGCACGGACGCGGCCATGAAGGTGACGACGGACGCGGTGCAGGTGCTCGGCGGGGCCGGGTACACGCGGGACTTCCCGGTGGAGCGGTACATGCGCGAGGCGAAGGTGCTCCAGATCTTCGAGGGCACCAACCAGATCCAGCGCGTGGTGATCGGGCGGGCGCTGCGCAAGGCCTGA